A single genomic interval of Selenobaculum gibii harbors:
- the spoIIIAD gene encoding stage III sporulation protein AD: MGIVQIIGLGFIVTLLILVIRRDRPEMAVQLSLALAAIIFLLVLSKIDVVLTLFRDLAEKAQISSLYLNTLLKIIGIAYITEFGAQVCRDAGEGAVASKIEFAGKVFVMVMAVPIIALVLDTIVKLIP; this comes from the coding sequence ATTATTAATTCTCGTTATTCGCAGGGATAGACCGGAAATGGCTGTTCAATTAAGTTTGGCACTAGCTGCAATAATTTTTCTATTAGTATTAAGCAAAATCGATGTAGTTTTAACATTGTTTCGCGACCTAGCGGAAAAGGCACAAATTAGCTCGCTATACTTAAATACTCTTTTAAAGATTATTGGAATTGCTTACATCACTGAGTTTGGTGCACAAGTTTGTCGTGATGCAGGAGAAGGAGCGGTTGCAAGTAAAATTGAGTTTGCAGGAAAAGTATTTGTAATGGTCATGGCAGTTCCAATTATTGCTTTAGTTTTAGATACTATTGTAAAACTAATACCATAG
- the spoIIIAE gene encoding stage III sporulation protein AE, whose translation MKKFFTIILYFFLFTTNVYAEEVVNRDEIEAEVFSTLSTDAVNHFIDDINKDLTVTVPSLDIATIKKIAEKGLDLDFTGIGNDIMRKIFHEIVTNAEIMGKLLFLAVLCTLLRNLQNSFENSSIAMLAYSVCFVFLSVIALTAFYHALQIAAKTIDSMVTFMEAILPLMITLLAGVGALTSASLFSPLMVIVVGMISNLVKTVVFPLLMISAGLECTNYIADKYKLSNLTSLLKQSSMVCLGFMMVVFIGIITIQGVTGGVADGLTLRTAKFATASFIPVVGKVFADTVELAMGAALLIKNSIGIFGVIVIIMICLLPMIKMFSLVLIIKVTGALIQPMGDERMAKCLMSIGNHLLLAAGALLTVVLMFFLAITMIVGIGSMAVMLR comes from the coding sequence ATGAAAAAATTTTTTACCATAATTCTTTATTTTTTTCTTTTTACAACGAACGTATATGCTGAAGAAGTAGTAAATCGCGATGAAATAGAGGCTGAAGTTTTTTCAACATTATCTACGGATGCAGTAAATCATTTTATAGATGATATAAATAAAGATTTAACAGTGACGGTGCCCTCATTGGATATAGCGACAATTAAGAAAATTGCAGAAAAAGGGCTTGATCTTGATTTTACAGGTATCGGCAATGATATCATGCGAAAAATTTTTCATGAAATAGTAACGAATGCAGAAATTATGGGAAAATTACTTTTTCTAGCTGTACTTTGTACATTGCTTAGAAATTTGCAAAATTCTTTTGAAAATTCATCTATTGCAATGTTGGCGTATAGTGTGTGTTTTGTATTTTTATCCGTTATTGCGTTAACGGCATTTTATCATGCATTGCAAATTGCCGCGAAAACAATAGACAGTATGGTTACTTTTATGGAAGCTATATTACCTTTGATGATCACGTTACTTGCGGGAGTAGGAGCGTTAACTTCTGCTTCGCTATTTTCTCCATTGATGGTTATTGTAGTAGGTATGATTAGTAATCTAGTAAAAACGGTAGTTTTTCCGCTTCTTATGATTAGTGCAGGTTTAGAATGTACAAATTATATTGCTGATAAATATAAATTAAGTAATCTTACATCGCTGCTAAAACAAAGTAGTATGGTTTGTTTAGGGTTTATGATGGTTGTGTTTATTGGAATTATAACTATTCAAGGCGTGACAGGGGGTGTCGCAGATGGATTGACTTTACGTACTGCAAAATTTGCAACAGCATCGTTTATCCCTGTGGTTGGTAAGGTTTTTGCTGATACAGTTGAATTAGCTATGGGGGCGGCATTGCTCATCAAAAACTCTATAGGAATTTTTGGGGTAATTGTAATTATAATGATTTGTTTATTGCCAATGATAAAAATGTTTTCTTTGGTGTTGATTATAAAAGTTACAGGAGCTTTAATTCAGCCAATGGGGGACGAGCGAATGGCAAAATGCTTAATGTCGATAGGCAACCATTTATTATTGGCAGCGGGAGCTTTGTTAACAGTAGTTCTTATGTTTTTTTTAGCGATTACAATGATTGTTGGAATAGGAAGCATGGCTGTAATGCTTAGATAA